One window of the Natrinema sp. CBA1119 genome contains the following:
- a CDS encoding substrate-binding domain-containing protein, with translation MADSNTNRRNFVKAAGVAGIAGLAGCSGGSNSDDGNLIWTTTSEGSGGYQGATGMAAVVNENSDDVYMEARTSDGTDANIGRLQREEAQVAYNQNYTVQRVHQGIEPFDQLSFNINQLLHFLDTDWVFVTANEDLTSLADIQSDTRVSPTQEGAGTAPYLELGLDYAVDDYDRVSVAYTQQSGPMQEGRLDVGALPIINGNIEASYVEEQKSSVDLRVLEWPDDAVSELEDDSLLEVSQLDMTGFEGYAHTPDEVTTLRLSYNWVVRNDIDYDTLTEALTILYENREALAEYHDLLAFMQEPEYWVESSYQDVPFHPAAADLYEEWGIWSDEFVRGEE, from the coding sequence ATGGCCGACAGCAATACGAACCGGAGAAACTTCGTTAAAGCAGCTGGTGTCGCAGGAATTGCTGGCCTCGCCGGCTGTTCGGGCGGCTCTAATTCGGACGATGGAAACCTGATTTGGACGACGACGTCCGAAGGCAGCGGTGGATATCAGGGTGCAACGGGAATGGCTGCCGTTGTAAACGAGAACAGCGACGACGTTTACATGGAGGCCCGGACGAGCGATGGAACGGACGCGAATATCGGACGGCTACAGCGCGAGGAAGCGCAGGTCGCGTACAACCAGAACTACACCGTACAACGCGTTCATCAGGGAATCGAACCGTTCGATCAGCTCTCGTTCAATATCAATCAACTCCTGCACTTCCTCGATACCGACTGGGTTTTCGTGACCGCGAACGAAGATCTGACGTCACTCGCCGATATCCAGTCAGACACGCGCGTCTCGCCGACCCAAGAAGGTGCCGGAACTGCACCCTATCTGGAGTTGGGTCTCGACTATGCGGTCGACGACTACGACCGAGTCAGCGTCGCCTACACCCAACAGTCCGGCCCGATGCAAGAAGGACGGCTCGACGTCGGTGCCCTTCCGATCATTAACGGTAACATCGAGGCGTCGTACGTCGAAGAACAGAAGAGTAGCGTCGATCTCCGCGTGCTGGAGTGGCCGGACGACGCTGTGAGCGAACTCGAAGACGACTCGTTGCTCGAGGTCTCCCAACTGGATATGACCGGCTTCGAGGGCTACGCACACACCCCGGACGAGGTGACCACGCTCCGACTCTCGTATAACTGGGTCGTCCGTAATGACATCGATTACGACACGCTTACGGAAGCACTGACAATCCTCTACGAGAACCGCGAGGCACTGGCGGAGTACCACGACCTTCTGGCGTTCATGCAGGAGCCAGAGTACTGGGTCGAGAGCTCGTACCAAGATGTCCCGTTCCATCCCGCTGCCGCCGATCTATACGAGGAATGGGGCATCTGGAGCGATGAGTTCGTACGCGGAGAGGAGTAA
- a CDS encoding thiolase domain-containing protein gives MTEREPAYIAGAFEHPTREAPDKSTMQLHAEVAKGALADAGLSKDDVNGLFTAGVPEYQSGLSPLVIADYLGVDASYVDTTDYGGSSYIAHVGHAVSAIRDGKCDVALITLAGRPRSRGQATGSGAREIRTVQDSFERIYGATNITMYGMAAQRHMHEHGTTAEQLAEIRVAASQHAQYNDDAMFQDPVTVEDVVESRVVADPLHLLDCCVISDGGGALVLVSEDVRDDLDREAVEVLGHGEAPSHHDAGRIDITRTGAESSGERAFAEAGLGPADIDYASIYDSFTITVLEAIEDLGFCEKGEGGEFVEGGTLQAPDGDLPFNTDGGGLCSNHPANRGGMTKVIEAVRQLRGEANPEVQVDADVALAHGTGGSIATRHGAATVVLGGEGR, from the coding sequence ATGACAGAACGCGAACCAGCGTACATAGCTGGAGCCTTCGAACATCCGACGCGGGAGGCACCGGACAAATCGACGATGCAGTTACACGCGGAAGTAGCCAAAGGAGCACTCGCTGACGCGGGCCTGTCGAAAGACGACGTCAATGGGCTCTTCACCGCTGGCGTCCCCGAGTATCAATCCGGACTTTCCCCGCTCGTTATCGCGGATTACCTCGGTGTTGACGCGTCGTACGTCGACACGACCGACTACGGTGGGTCGTCGTACATCGCGCACGTCGGCCACGCGGTCAGCGCGATCCGTGACGGAAAGTGCGACGTTGCGCTCATCACGCTTGCCGGCCGGCCGCGGTCGCGCGGCCAGGCGACGGGGTCCGGAGCGCGAGAGATACGGACCGTCCAGGACAGCTTCGAGCGGATCTACGGCGCGACGAACATCACGATGTACGGCATGGCCGCACAGCGCCACATGCACGAGCACGGGACGACGGCCGAACAGCTCGCGGAAATCCGCGTCGCTGCGTCCCAGCACGCCCAGTATAACGACGACGCGATGTTTCAGGACCCGGTGACCGTCGAAGATGTCGTCGAGTCTCGAGTCGTCGCCGATCCGCTCCATCTGCTCGACTGCTGTGTCATCTCGGACGGCGGCGGCGCGCTGGTACTCGTTTCCGAAGACGTCCGCGACGATCTCGATCGCGAGGCCGTCGAAGTGCTCGGCCACGGCGAAGCGCCCTCACACCACGATGCAGGACGCATCGATATCACGCGTACCGGGGCCGAGTCATCCGGCGAACGCGCCTTCGCGGAAGCCGGTCTCGGTCCCGCGGACATCGACTACGCGTCGATCTACGACTCCTTCACCATCACCGTTCTCGAGGCGATCGAGGATCTGGGGTTCTGCGAGAAGGGCGAGGGCGGCGAGTTCGTCGAAGGCGGCACGCTACAGGCACCGGACGGAGACCTTCCGTTCAACACCGACGGTGGCGGCCTCTGCTCGAATCACCCCGCGAACCGCGGCGGGATGACCAAAGTCATCGAGGCCGTTCGCCAGCTCCGCGGCGAGGCGAACCCCGAAGTGCAAGTCGACGCCGACGTCGCGCTTGCCCACGGAACGGGCGGCAGCATCGCGACTCGTCACGGTGCGGCGACCGTCGTTCTCGGAGGGGAAGGCCGATGA
- a CDS encoding SDR family NAD(P)-dependent oxidoreductase yields the protein MSEKSLAEKFDFTDDSVVVTGGASGIGRAVCETFAAHDANVTIADVDIDAAETVAATIEEEYDTRALAIETDVSSYDDATEMIETTVDEFGSIDVLVNNAGLSTGTSSFLESTPEDWDRAVGVTYFGTMNCTHAALSHMVDQESGCIINYASDSYKGNDPSLAVYGGAKAGNVAFTKNVAKEVGEHGIRMNVVSPGTTETPATEEWLAEYREKVLESYALNRLGKPQDIANTVAFLASDAAEWITAEVVSVNGGYIRG from the coding sequence GTGTCTGAAAAATCACTCGCCGAGAAGTTTGACTTTACAGATGACAGTGTCGTCGTGACCGGCGGTGCGAGCGGTATCGGTCGGGCAGTCTGTGAAACCTTCGCCGCACACGACGCGAACGTCACTATCGCCGACGTCGACATCGATGCCGCCGAAACGGTCGCGGCGACCATCGAAGAGGAGTACGATACTCGAGCGCTGGCGATCGAGACGGACGTCTCGTCGTACGACGACGCCACCGAGATGATCGAGACGACCGTCGACGAGTTCGGCTCGATCGACGTCCTCGTTAACAACGCCGGCCTGAGTACGGGCACGTCTTCGTTCCTCGAGTCGACGCCCGAAGACTGGGATCGGGCGGTCGGCGTGACCTATTTCGGGACGATGAACTGTACGCACGCCGCCCTTTCGCACATGGTCGACCAGGAAAGCGGCTGCATCATCAACTACGCCAGCGATTCGTACAAGGGGAACGATCCGTCCCTCGCCGTCTACGGCGGCGCGAAGGCCGGGAACGTCGCGTTCACGAAGAACGTCGCCAAGGAAGTCGGTGAACACGGTATCCGGATGAACGTCGTGTCTCCCGGAACAACCGAGACGCCCGCGACCGAGGAGTGGCTCGCAGAGTATCGGGAAAAGGTCCTCGAGTCGTATGCGCTGAACCGACTCGGGAAGCCACAGGACATCGCTAACACGGTCGCCTTCCTCGCGAGCGACGCCGCCGAGTGGATCACCGCAGAGGTCGTGAGCGTCAACGGCGGCTATATCCGAGGCTAG
- a CDS encoding electron transfer flavoprotein subunit alpha/FixB family protein, translated as MTDVLAVTDHRRGDLRDVSYEIITAGRELADETGGDLHLAVISGTVDDFADKLNRDGVDAIHTVSHGEEFNHDVYTQAITQLYDDLAPQYVLTPNSVNGLDYAPAVANQLDLPVVTDTIDLETDGETLVATREMYGGKVETTNELEGEAVVTIRSAEWPQAEGTGDASIEAFDADIDEDAIGSTVSGFEEVGGGDVDISEAELLVSIGRGIEEEENLDLIRDLADALGATLSSSRPIVDNGWLPKNRQVGQSGKVVTPDVYIAIGISGAVQHVAGMKGSDTIVAINTDPNAPIMDIADYAIVDDLFDVVPELIDEFEG; from the coding sequence ATGACGGACGTCCTCGCGGTCACCGACCACCGCCGCGGCGACCTGCGCGACGTCAGCTACGAGATTATCACCGCCGGGCGCGAACTCGCCGACGAAACCGGCGGCGACCTCCACCTCGCGGTCATCAGCGGCACCGTCGACGACTTCGCCGACAAACTCAATCGCGACGGCGTCGACGCTATCCACACCGTCTCCCACGGCGAGGAGTTCAACCACGACGTCTACACGCAGGCGATCACGCAGCTCTACGACGACCTCGCCCCGCAGTACGTCCTGACGCCCAACAGCGTCAACGGGCTCGACTACGCCCCCGCCGTCGCGAACCAGCTCGATCTCCCCGTCGTCACCGACACGATCGACCTCGAGACTGACGGCGAAACGCTCGTCGCCACCCGCGAGATGTACGGTGGGAAGGTCGAGACGACCAACGAACTCGAGGGCGAGGCGGTCGTCACGATCCGAAGTGCCGAATGGCCCCAGGCCGAAGGCACCGGCGACGCCTCGATCGAGGCCTTCGACGCCGACATCGACGAGGACGCCATCGGCTCGACGGTCAGCGGCTTCGAAGAGGTCGGCGGCGGCGACGTCGACATCAGCGAGGCCGAACTCCTCGTCTCGATCGGCCGCGGGATCGAAGAAGAGGAGAACCTCGACCTGATCCGTGATCTGGCGGACGCGCTCGGTGCGACGCTGTCCTCGTCCCGACCGATCGTCGACAACGGCTGGCTGCCCAAGAACCGGCAGGTCGGTCAGTCCGGAAAGGTCGTCACGCCCGACGTCTACATCGCCATCGGTATCTCCGGCGCAGTCCAGCACGTCGCCGGCATGAAGGGCTCCGATACGATCGTCGCGATCAACACGGACCCCAACGCGCCGATCATGGACATCGCCGACTACGCGATCGTCGACGACCTCTTCGATGTCGTCCCTGAACTCATCGACGAGTTCGAAGGCTGA
- a CDS encoding electron transfer flavoprotein subunit beta/FixA family protein yields the protein MKILVTVKEVATVEDEFEIEGTEIADQYLGADLNEWDDYAIEEAVQLQEDGIADEVVTVTIGPEECEQTIRQALAKGADRAVRVWDDSLEGVDLLDVNAKTEILSAVIEAEDPDLVLSGVQAGDDSFAATGVSVAENLGFQWGAVVNHLEHDLEEGVASVRRELEGGVEEFTELELPAVLTIQTGINEPRYASLRGIRQAQRKELDVKALADIGVDESTIESELDLTAMYEPESESDATFWEGSADETASELGELLRDKGVAQ from the coding sequence ATGAAGATTCTCGTTACGGTCAAAGAGGTAGCGACCGTCGAAGACGAGTTCGAAATCGAGGGAACCGAAATTGCCGACCAGTACCTCGGTGCCGATCTCAATGAGTGGGACGACTACGCGATCGAAGAGGCCGTCCAGCTCCAGGAAGACGGTATCGCCGACGAAGTCGTCACCGTCACCATCGGTCCGGAAGAGTGCGAACAGACCATCCGACAGGCCCTCGCAAAGGGCGCCGACCGCGCCGTCCGCGTCTGGGATGACTCCCTCGAGGGCGTCGACCTGCTCGACGTCAACGCCAAGACGGAGATCCTCAGCGCCGTCATCGAAGCGGAAGATCCCGACCTCGTCCTCTCGGGCGTCCAGGCCGGCGACGACAGCTTCGCCGCGACCGGCGTTTCCGTGGCCGAGAACCTCGGCTTCCAGTGGGGCGCCGTCGTCAACCACCTCGAACACGACCTCGAGGAGGGCGTCGCCTCCGTGCGACGCGAACTCGAGGGCGGCGTCGAGGAGTTCACCGAACTCGAGCTCCCGGCCGTGTTGACGATCCAGACGGGGATCAACGAGCCTCGCTACGCCAGTCTCCGCGGTATTCGGCAGGCACAGCGGAAAGAACTCGACGTCAAGGCCCTCGCCGATATCGGCGTCGACGAGAGCACTATCGAATCCGAACTCGACCTGACGGCCATGTACGAGCCCGAAAGCGAGAGCGACGCGACGTTCTGGGAGGGCAGCGCCGACGAAACGGCGTCTGAGCTGGGAGAACTGCTCCGCGACAAGGGGGTGGCACAATGA
- a CDS encoding Zn-ribbon domain-containing OB-fold protein has protein sequence MTWEPRPVPEVNPETDRYWQAAASGELLVQECDDCGLVYHYPRSLCPDCFSEKVEWREASGRGEVYSYSTARTMSGWPEDDLPLVVAYVELDEGPRIMTNIDADPEDIAIGARVEVRFVDTEDEDVSIPVFVPANA, from the coding sequence ATGACCTGGGAACCCCGGCCCGTTCCCGAAGTGAACCCCGAAACCGACCGCTACTGGCAAGCCGCCGCGAGCGGCGAGTTGCTGGTCCAGGAGTGTGACGATTGCGGACTCGTGTATCACTACCCGCGATCGCTCTGTCCCGACTGCTTCAGCGAGAAAGTGGAATGGCGTGAAGCTTCGGGCCGCGGCGAGGTCTACTCGTACTCGACCGCTCGAACGATGAGCGGCTGGCCCGAAGACGACCTGCCGCTCGTCGTCGCCTACGTGGAACTCGACGAGGGGCCCCGGATCATGACGAACATCGACGCCGACCCCGAGGACATCGCCATCGGAGCGCGCGTCGAGGTCCGGTTCGTCGATACCGAGGACGAGGACGTCTCGATTCCCGTCTTCGTTCCGGCGAACGCGTAG
- a CDS encoding TRAP transporter fused permease subunit: protein MMNASPDTKTDRFLSSAIYGIGVLLTLFTIYYAYEYPMSRLRYSNIFLGTGLTLFYLLQIRSTVSNETGSSARSTDDGETQSWVTVPSSVRSLVQRLNPFVYGLLALASVFAAGYVEFHFTRLQEEASILGWTQLDLIVGGLIIYLVIDATWRAYGKSIGLVVVSSVFYAFAGPWFPGIFRHTGMSWEQISREGAIGLSGAYGFIFGVGTTWVAIFIMFAGMAKAYGLMDFITQISREVRKVFHSGVVHVAVLGSMAMGSITGSAAANTATTGSFTIPMMKDQGVRPDYAAAIESVASSGGQMMPPVMGVAAFLMADILGVSYLTVIQAGLIPALLFYFSVLVAVHLVILRFGWTVPERGTFDRSVIAEGIHFSVPLFVLIYTLVVLELTPLGAGLYTIISLVVTMYLRNFVVDGLESGTAVATTKQTIDGFRQGAVDMAPLVGMLASLGVVLGLVNQTGLSQKISTQMLDLAAGIFILLLVLSMVTSVLFGLGMPTPAAYILVVILVAPSMVSFGVDQLTAHMFVFYFAMLSAITPPVAVAVAIGSQISGASFTAACKQALRIGAPGFVIPYSFIANQSLISWSFPETIVAVVFVFTGVVALSVATIGYDGGERIGLPRRAIYLVLSALAIAGPLVVQIAATAGILSLLAVANSAVSSSAQRVLAE, encoded by the coding sequence ATGATGAATGCTTCCCCTGATACGAAGACGGACCGGTTTCTAAGCTCCGCTATCTACGGTATCGGCGTGCTGCTCACGCTATTCACGATCTACTACGCGTACGAATACCCGATGTCGAGACTCAGATACTCGAATATATTCCTCGGGACGGGACTGACCCTGTTTTACCTCCTACAGATCAGGTCGACCGTCTCGAACGAAACGGGGTCTTCGGCGCGATCGACTGACGACGGAGAGACGCAGTCGTGGGTCACCGTTCCGTCGTCCGTCCGTTCGCTCGTCCAACGACTGAACCCGTTCGTCTATGGGTTGTTAGCCCTCGCATCCGTATTCGCAGCGGGATACGTCGAATTCCACTTCACTCGACTGCAGGAGGAGGCATCGATCCTCGGCTGGACGCAACTGGATCTGATCGTCGGCGGGTTGATAATCTATCTCGTGATCGACGCGACGTGGCGGGCGTACGGAAAATCGATCGGGTTGGTCGTGGTGAGTTCGGTGTTCTACGCATTTGCGGGCCCCTGGTTCCCGGGGATATTTAGACACACGGGAATGAGCTGGGAACAGATCAGCCGCGAGGGTGCGATCGGTCTCAGCGGCGCGTACGGCTTTATCTTCGGCGTTGGGACGACCTGGGTCGCGATTTTCATCATGTTCGCCGGTATGGCGAAAGCCTACGGCCTGATGGACTTCATCACGCAGATCAGCCGTGAAGTACGGAAAGTGTTCCACAGTGGCGTCGTTCACGTTGCCGTGCTCGGAAGTATGGCCATGGGCTCGATCACCGGGAGCGCGGCCGCGAATACGGCAACGACCGGAAGCTTCACGATTCCGATGATGAAAGACCAGGGCGTCCGGCCGGACTATGCGGCCGCGATCGAGAGCGTTGCATCCAGCGGCGGCCAGATGATGCCGCCGGTGATGGGCGTCGCGGCCTTCCTGATGGCCGATATTCTCGGGGTTTCCTACCTCACTGTCATCCAAGCGGGACTGATTCCGGCGCTTCTCTTTTACTTCAGCGTCCTCGTCGCGGTGCACCTCGTTATACTCCGGTTCGGATGGACGGTACCCGAACGGGGAACGTTCGACAGAAGTGTGATCGCCGAGGGGATCCACTTTAGCGTCCCGCTCTTCGTCCTCATATACACGCTCGTCGTACTAGAGCTCACCCCGCTGGGAGCGGGTCTGTATACGATCATCTCGCTGGTCGTCACGATGTACCTCCGGAACTTCGTCGTCGACGGTCTCGAGTCGGGAACGGCCGTCGCCACGACGAAACAGACGATAGATGGCTTCAGACAGGGGGCAGTAGATATGGCCCCGCTCGTCGGGATGCTCGCATCGCTCGGCGTCGTCCTCGGCCTGGTCAATCAGACGGGGCTCAGTCAGAAGATCAGTACGCAGATGCTCGATCTCGCCGCTGGGATTTTCATCTTGCTCCTCGTTCTCTCGATGGTAACGAGCGTTCTATTCGGACTCGGGATGCCAACGCCCGCAGCGTATATTCTCGTCGTCATCCTCGTGGCACCATCGATGGTCAGCTTCGGCGTCGACCAGCTTACGGCCCATATGTTCGTCTTCTACTTCGCGATGCTTTCTGCGATCACGCCGCCCGTTGCCGTCGCCGTGGCGATCGGGTCGCAGATATCGGGCGCTAGCTTTACGGCAGCGTGTAAACAGGCGCTCCGTATCGGTGCACCCGGGTTCGTCATTCCCTACTCGTTCATCGCGAACCAGTCGCTTATTTCCTGGTCGTTCCCGGAGACGATCGTTGCCGTTGTCTTCGTCTTTACTGGCGTCGTCGCACTCTCGGTCGCCACGATCGGCTACGACGGGGGCGAACGGATCGGCCTTCCGCGACGAGCGATCTATCTCGTCCTCTCTGCCCTCGCAATCGCGGGTCCGCTCGTGGTTCAGATCGCAGCAACAGCGGGTATCCTCTCCCTGTTAGCGGTGGCAAACAGCGCCGTCTCCAGTTCGGCCCAGAGAGTGTTGGCAGAGTAA
- a CDS encoding polysaccharide deacetylase family protein, protein MPNANPAVLREFETWLSLFTDGELPEHHRWKAWFCVAEYDLADFARISALLRENGATGSFAFLGRDAEEQADIIETLDADGHEITFHSHRHHAYADLSYDAAHDAITTGMAAIEDATGITPSGFFVPFRRLSDGAVRAVEDVGFDWVLGRADRDLTDVELVEPVTPFDTRLLEEHPPAEATSRLRAKAEAGETPFLFHPPVLEYHEGLPALEDWIRAVEPVSVAEQIERGGTGIVLDCVRPVRVE, encoded by the coding sequence ATGCCAAATGCCAATCCAGCGGTGTTACGAGAGTTCGAAACGTGGTTGAGTCTGTTCACCGACGGCGAACTGCCGGAGCATCACCGATGGAAAGCGTGGTTCTGCGTCGCGGAATACGACCTAGCCGATTTCGCGCGGATCTCGGCGCTGCTCCGGGAGAACGGCGCGACGGGGAGCTTCGCGTTCCTCGGCCGGGATGCGGAGGAACAGGCTGATATCATCGAAACGCTCGACGCCGATGGCCACGAGATCACGTTTCACTCTCATCGCCACCACGCGTACGCCGACCTGTCGTACGACGCGGCACACGATGCGATCACCACCGGAATGGCGGCCATCGAGGACGCGACGGGTATCACGCCGAGCGGGTTCTTCGTCCCGTTCCGGCGACTCAGCGATGGTGCAGTTCGGGCCGTCGAGGACGTCGGGTTCGACTGGGTACTCGGACGAGCGGATCGGGATCTCACGGACGTCGAACTCGTGGAACCGGTAACGCCGTTCGACACGAGGCTACTCGAGGAGCACCCTCCCGCGGAGGCGACGAGCCGACTGCGAGCGAAGGCCGAAGCCGGCGAGACCCCGTTTCTCTTCCACCCGCCGGTCCTCGAGTATCACGAGGGACTTCCAGCGCTCGAAGACTGGATACGCGCCGTCGAACCCGTCTCCGTCGCCGAACAGATCGAACGAGGTGGGACGGGAATCGTCCTCGACTGCGTTCGACCGGTGCGCGTGGAATAG
- a CDS encoding acyl-CoA synthetase has protein sequence MTYESIHGSVSELYDRDRCWDELVTVGDRESVNIAEEALGRHGDSHETGLRLRDFETGANETYSFAELDTAANRVATYLEATVGSRDRVAAMLPAQIELYAAAYGTIKSGRVYVPLAPLFGDEALQYRLADSGASVLVTSSEHVSKLDGEALPELETVIVVDGTDGLDPDDRPADVALESYDVIERADGDFQSVESHPSDVYAIKYTSGTTGQPKGCPSTHEGTIHLHAYLEYVVDLQPEDNYFVAASPAWSYGFTAGTLAAGLRGTAAGCYRGPFDPEQLLATFEDFEITNAMLPPTGLRKLRSSSASPNEYEVDLRVLVSAGESLDEATVNWCADALGARPLDAYGQTESGMVVANFAFPDWEVKAGSMGKPVPGHEVALLDEDGEDVGVGETGEIAVKRDQDARTGGYWGRPESSITSYSGLWWRTGDLAKRDEDGYFWYVSRADQVIISSGYRIGPEEVEETLLKHDAIEEVAVVGAPDETRGRVVKAIVAPASDASPSESLASQLQSFARSRLSKHEYPREIEFVDELPKTSSGKIKRSELDA, from the coding sequence ATGACATATGAAAGCATCCACGGATCCGTTTCCGAACTGTACGATCGTGACCGCTGCTGGGACGAACTCGTCACGGTCGGTGATCGAGAGTCGGTGAACATCGCTGAAGAGGCCCTCGGCCGTCACGGTGACTCGCATGAAACCGGCCTCCGACTGCGGGATTTCGAAACCGGCGCCAACGAGACGTACTCGTTTGCGGAGCTCGACACTGCCGCTAACAGGGTCGCGACCTATCTCGAAGCGACCGTCGGCTCGCGTGACCGGGTTGCTGCGATGCTTCCCGCACAGATAGAACTCTACGCCGCCGCGTACGGCACTATTAAATCCGGGCGAGTGTACGTGCCATTGGCACCGCTGTTCGGTGACGAGGCGTTGCAGTATCGACTCGCCGACTCCGGCGCGTCGGTGTTGGTGACGTCGTCCGAACACGTGTCGAAACTCGACGGTGAGGCGCTCCCCGAACTCGAGACCGTGATCGTCGTCGACGGAACTGACGGTCTCGATCCCGACGACCGACCGGCGGACGTCGCTCTCGAATCGTACGACGTGATCGAACGGGCGGACGGTGATTTTCAGTCGGTCGAGAGCCATCCGAGCGACGTCTACGCAATCAAGTACACGAGCGGAACGACGGGGCAACCGAAGGGGTGTCCGTCGACGCACGAAGGAACGATTCACCTCCACGCGTACCTCGAGTACGTCGTAGACCTGCAGCCAGAGGACAACTACTTCGTTGCCGCGTCGCCGGCGTGGTCGTACGGCTTCACTGCCGGCACGCTCGCAGCGGGATTGCGCGGTACCGCTGCGGGCTGTTACCGCGGGCCGTTCGATCCCGAGCAGTTGCTGGCGACCTTCGAGGACTTCGAGATCACGAACGCGATGTTACCGCCGACGGGACTTCGCAAGCTCCGGTCGTCGTCCGCTTCGCCCAACGAGTACGAGGTCGACCTTCGAGTACTCGTCTCCGCCGGCGAGTCGTTGGACGAGGCGACCGTCAATTGGTGTGCGGACGCACTGGGAGCCCGGCCCCTCGACGCCTACGGGCAGACCGAATCGGGAATGGTCGTCGCCAATTTCGCGTTTCCCGATTGGGAGGTCAAGGCCGGTAGTATGGGAAAGCCGGTTCCCGGCCACGAGGTCGCGTTGCTCGACGAGGACGGAGAGGACGTTGGAGTGGGGGAAACCGGCGAAATCGCCGTCAAACGTGACCAAGACGCCCGAACGGGCGGGTACTGGGGACGCCCGGAATCGTCGATCACGTCTTACAGCGGCCTGTGGTGGCGGACGGGCGACCTCGCCAAACGCGACGAGGACGGCTACTTCTGGTACGTGTCACGGGCAGATCAGGTCATCATCTCCTCGGGCTACCGAATCGGCCCCGAAGAAGTAGAAGAAACGCTCCTGAAACACGACGCTATCGAGGAAGTCGCAGTCGTCGGCGCACCGGACGAAACGCGCGGGCGAGTCGTCAAAGCGATCGTCGCTCCCGCATCGGATGCGTCTCCCTCCGAATCGCTCGCATCACAACTGCAGTCGTTCGCTCGGTCTCGGCTTTCAAAGCACGAGTATCCTCGCGAAATCGAATTCGTCGATGAACTCCCGAAAACGTCGAGCGGGAAGATCAAGCGGTCGGAACTCGACGCCTAG
- a CDS encoding MaoC family dehydratase: MSTQTRGKYYEELAVGDVYEHRPGRTVTEFDNTLWSLLSVNLQPLHLDAHYAAGTEFGQRLVNSMFTLSTVVGLQVHDLTLGTTVANLGFEEIAFPHPVFIGDTLYAETEVLEKRPSDSRDDSGIVTFEHRGHTQDGELVCECTRIALMLLQPEDE; the protein is encoded by the coding sequence ATGTCGACACAAACACGCGGGAAGTACTACGAAGAGCTAGCAGTCGGTGACGTGTACGAACACCGGCCCGGTCGAACCGTCACCGAATTCGACAACACGCTGTGGTCGTTGCTGTCCGTCAACCTGCAACCCTTGCATCTCGACGCTCACTACGCGGCGGGGACCGAATTCGGCCAGCGTCTCGTCAATAGCATGTTCACGCTCTCGACGGTCGTCGGCCTGCAAGTTCACGATCTCACGCTCGGAACGACCGTCGCGAACCTCGGATTCGAAGAGATTGCATTCCCACATCCCGTCTTCATCGGCGATACGCTCTACGCCGAGACCGAGGTGCTCGAGAAGCGACCGAGCGATTCCCGAGACGACAGCGGCATCGTCACGTTCGAGCATCGGGGCCACACACAGGACGGAGAACTGGTCTGTGAGTGCACGCGGATCGCACTCATGCTTCTCCAGCCGGAGGACGAGTGA